A stretch of the Capsicum annuum cultivar UCD-10X-F1 chromosome 8, UCD10Xv1.1, whole genome shotgun sequence genome encodes the following:
- the LOC124886414 gene encoding NADH-ubiquinone oxidoreductase chain 5-like codes for MPLCHCLIFGCLITLEIMYLLIIFLPLLGSFVAGCFGRFLGKEGTAIITTTCVSFSSIFSLIAFYEVAPGASACYLRIAPWISSEMFDASWVFLFDSPTVVMLIVVTFISSLVHLYSISYMSEDPHSPRFMCYLSIPTFFMPMLVTGDNSLQLFLGWEGVGLASYLLIHFWFTRLQADKAVIKAMLVNRVGDFGLAPGILGCFTLFQTVDFSTIFARASAPRNSWISCNMRLNAITLICILLFIGAVGKSAQIGSHTWSPDAMEGPTPVSALIHAATMVTASVFMIARCSPLLEYPPMALIVITFAGAMTSFLAATTGILQNDLKRVIAYSTCSQLGYMIFACGISNYSVSIFHLMNHAFFKALLFLSAGSEIHAMSDEQDMRKMGGLASSFPFTYAMMLMGSLSLIGFPFLTEFYSKDVILELAYTKYTISGNFAFWLGSVSVLFTSYYSFRSLFLTFLVPTNSFGRDILRCHDAPITMAIPLILLALRSLFIGYLAKV; via the exons ATGCCGCTCTGTCATTGTCTGATTTTTGGTTGTCTGATCACACTCGAAATTATGTATCTACTTATCATATTTTTACCCCTGCTCGGTAGTTTTGTAGCAGGTTGTTTTGGACGTTTTCTAGGAAAAGAAGGAACCGCTATAATAACCACTACGTGCGTTTCATTCTCTTCGATCTTCTCTTTGATTGCTTTTTATGAAGTCGCACCTGGAGCTAGTGCTTGCTATCTAAGAATTGCTCCATGGATCTCATCGGAAATGTTTGATGCTTCTTGGGTCTTCT TGTTCGATAGCCCGACCGTAGTGATGTTAATTGTGGTTACATTCATAAGTAGCTTGGTCCATCTTTATTCCATTTCATATATGTCTGAGGATCCGCATAGCCCTCGATTTATGTGTTATTTATCCATTCCTACTTTTTTTATGCCAATGTTGGTGACTGGAGATAACTCTCTTCAATTATTCCTGGGATGGGAGGGAGTAGGTCTTGCTTCATATTTGTTAATTCATTTCTGGTTTACACGACTTCAGGCAGATAAAGCAGTTATAAAAGCTATGCTTGTCAATCGAGTAGGTGATTTTGGATTAGCTCCTGGGATTTTGGGTTGTTTTACTCTATTTCAAACAGTAGACTTTTCCACTATTTTTGCTCGTGCTAGTGCCCCCAGAAATTCTTGGATTTCTTGCAATATGAGATTGAATGCCATAACTCTTAtttgtattttactttttattggtGCTGTTGGGAAATCTGCACAGATAGGATCGCATACTTGGTCACCTGATGCTATGGAGGGTCCCACTCCAGTATCCGCTTTGATTCATGCAGCTACAATGGTAACAGCTAGCGTTTTCATGATAGCAAGGTGCTCCCCTTTATTAGAATACCCACCTATGGCTTTGATTGTTATTACTTTTGCAGGAGCTATGACGTCATTCCTTGCGGCAACTACTGGAATATTACAGAATGATCTAAAGAGGGTCATAGCTTATTCAACTTGCAGTCAATTAGGCTATATGATCTTTGCTTGCGGCATCTCTAACTATTCGGTTAGTATCTTTCACTTAATGAATCACGCCTTTTTCAAAGCATTACTATTCCTGAGTGCAGGTTCGGAGATTCATGCCATGTCGGATGAGCAAGATATGCGGAAGATGGGGGGGCTTGCCTCCTCGTTCCCTTTTACCTATGCCATGATGCTCATGGGCAGCTTATCTCTAATTGGATTTCCTTTTCTAACTGAATTTTATTCCAAAGATGTGATCTTAGAGCTCGCTTACACTAAGTATACCATCAGTGGGAACTTTGCTTTCTGGTTGGGAAGTGTCTCTGTTCTTTTCACTTCTTATTACTCTTTTCGTTCACTTTTTCTAACATTTCTAGTACCAACTAATTCATTTGGGCGAGACATCTTACGATGTCATGATGCGCCCATTACTATGGCCATTCCTTTAATACTTCTGGCTCTCAGGAGCCTCTTTATAGGATACTTGGCCAAAGTTTGA